The Spirochaetota bacterium DNA window AAAAAAAATAAAACAAAACAACAAACAAACCAACAAACCAACCAACAAACCAACCAACCAACCAACAAACCAACCAACCAACCAACCAACCAACCAACCAACCAACCATTAAATAAATTATTTTATGGTGATAATAAAGAAATTTTAGTTTCATCACACTTAATCACTAATGAATCGATAGATTTATGTTATATAGATCCTCCCTTCAACTCTAATAGAAATTATAATCAAATTTATAATAATGAAGGAATTGACAAGGCTCAAGCTCAAGCATTCTCTGATACATGGGAATGGAATGACACCACTATTACAGAATTTACAGAAATACTTAACAATGCTCATGGATACACCTCTCAAACCATAGAACTTATTTCAGGATTAAAAAAAGTCTTAGGAGATTCTTCCTTAATGGCTTATCTTGTAAGTATGACGGTGAGAATTAATTTGATTTGGCACAAACTAAAAAAAACAGGTAGTTTTTATCTCCATTGTGATCCAACTGCTAGTCATTATTTGAAAATAATTTGTGATTCTATTTTTTGTGGTAAAGAAAGAAATGGTAATTTTCTCAATGAGATTATTTGGCAATATTTTATGGGTGGAAAGCCTAAGAACGCGTTTGCTAGAAAACATGATGTTATTATGTTATTTACAAAATCAAATAGATATACTTTTAATTATTTTAAAATAAAAAGATACCTTGACTTTGTACCTAGTCTCAAAGATAATTCTAAAAATGCTAGTAGCGGAAAAGATGAAATAGGATATTGGAGTATGGTAGGATGTCCTGATGTTTGGCCAATAAAGAGTGTTTTTAATATGTCCAAAGAACGCTTAGGCTATCCTACACAAAAGCCAGAGGCATTATTAGAAAGGATTATACAGTCTTCAACTAATGAAGGTGATGTAGTTTTAGACGCCTTCTGTGGCTGTGGAACAACAGTATCCGTCGCTCAAAAACTTAATAGACAATGGATGGGGATAGATATTACCTACCAATCTATTTCATTAATATTAAAACGATTAGAAGATACCTATGGTAAGACAATAAGTGAAAATGTTATTCTTCATGGTGTTCCTAAAGATATGGATTCGGCAAGAGCCTTAGCCAATAAAAAAGATGACAGAGTAAGAAAACAATTTGAAATGTGGGCCATACTAAGCTACACCAATAATGCTGGGATCATCAATGACAAAAAAGGAGCTGACGGTGGTGTAGACGGGATTATATCTTTTGGGTTACCCAATGATAGAAAAAAAGCAATTATTTCTGTTAAATCGGGTAAAAATGTTGGTGATGATATGATTAATAGTTTAATCGGCGTTGTTCAAAAAAATAATGCTGAATGTGGTATTCTAATTTTATTAGAAGAACCAACAAAAGTTATGACAAAAACAGCTAATGTAATGGGGACATTTTCATTAGGCGAAGAGTTTCCTCAAAAATTTTCAAAAATTAAAATTGTAACCATAAAAGAAATTCTTGAAGGAAATGTGAGAGTAGATTTACCTCTTATAAGACTACCTCTAAAAGACGCTAAAAAAAATGCTGATACTACAAAAGATCTTTTTAATCCTGAAATTATAGATTAAAAATAAGTAAATAAATCTAAAAAACCTCTCGTTATGAGAGGTTTTTTAGTTATTTATTGTTTATTGAGCATCTACAAAATCGATGATAGCCATTTCAGCACCGTCAGTTTGACGCTGCCCTAATTTGGTGATTCTTAAATAACCACCATTACGAGTAGCAAAGCGAGGAGCAATATCATCAAATAATTTTACTACAACACTTTTTTCATACATCTTTGCTAAAAGTTGTCTTCTATTATGAAGATCATTAGTTTTAGCTTTTGTGATAATTTTTTCAGCATAAGGTCTGATTGCTTTCGCCTTAGTTAATGTTGTTTTTACACTTTCATATTTAAATAAGGATTGAGCAAGATTACGAAAAAGAGCCTTACGAGCACTTTTTGTACGACTAAGTTTTACAACTTTTTTTCCATGACGCATCATAAACTCCTTTAATTTTCTTTAAGATAAAAAAAACGATTAGTCTTCTTTAATTTTAAGATCATACATTGTTAATTTTTCACCAATTTCAACTAATGATTTTCTTCCAAAATTTTTAATTTTCATAAGATCATCTCTAGAATAGGATAATAATTGACCAATTGTAGCGATCTCTTCACTTTGCAAACAATTAAGAGATCTTACAGAAAGATCTAAACTTTCAACTGTTTTTAGAAAAACTTCTTCTTCTGGTGAAACAGCTTCTGCTAATCTTGGTATTTCTACTTCTGTAATAGCTTCAAAATTCATAAACATTGAGAAATAACTTTTTAAAATAAAAGAAGCATCTGCAATAGCATCAACAGGATCAATTGTACCACCTGTCCAAACTTCAAGAACAATTTTCTCACAGTCAGTTTTTTCACCAACACGATACTCTTCAATTAAAAAATTAACTCTATCTACTGGCGAAAATATAGCATCTATAGGAATGACAGAAATTTCATCAACTTGGGCAAGAGCATCTTCTGCAGAACGATACCCTCTACCAAATTCAATATCCAACTCCATTACTATTTTGGCTTTATCATCTAATGTAGCAATTATCAAATCTGGATTTGCAATTTCAATAGTTGGATCAACTATAAAATCTGCTGCAGTTAAAAATCCTGGACCTTTTTTTTCTATACGAATTCTCTTTTTATTTACTTGATCATTTAAAAAAAGAGAAACTTTTTTAAGAGCTAGCACAATATCCGTAATATCTTCTTTTACACCTTCAATAGCGTCAAACTCATGATTTACACCCTCGATTTTAACCGCTGTAAAAGCATAACCTAAAATTGCACTAAGAAGTGTTCTTCTTAGTGAATTAGCTATAGTTACGCCTACACCTTTATCAAAAGGATAAATATAAAACTTCCCATAAGTATTATTAT harbors:
- a CDS encoding restriction endonuclease; amino-acid sequence: MLVSSHLITNESIDLCYIDPPFNSNRNYNQIYNNEGIDKAQAQAFSDTWEWNDTTITEFTEILNNAHGYTSQTIELISGLKKVLGDSSLMAYLVSMTVRINLIWHKLKKTGSFYLHCDPTASHYLKIICDSIFCGKERNGNFLNEIIWQYFMGGKPKNAFARKHDVIMLFTKSNRYTFNYFKIKRYLDFVPSLKDNSKNASSGKDEIGYWSMVGCPDVWPIKSVFNMSKERLGYPTQKPEALLERIIQSSTNEGDVVLDAFCGCGTTVSVAQKLNRQWMGIDITYQSISLILKRLEDTYGKTISENVILHGVPKDMDSARALANKKDDRVRKQFEMWAILSYTNNAGIINDKKGADGGVDGIISFGLPNDRKKAIISVKSGKNVGDDMINSLIGVVQKNNAECGILILLEEPTKVMTKTANVMGTFSLGEEFPQKFSKIKIVTIKEILEGNVRVDLPLIRLPLKDAKKNADTTKDLFNPEIID
- the rplQ gene encoding 50S ribosomal protein L17 encodes the protein MRHGKKVVKLSRTKSARKALFRNLAQSLFKYESVKTTLTKAKAIRPYAEKIITKAKTNDLHNRRQLLAKMYEKSVVVKLFDDIAPRFATRNGGYLRITKLGQRQTDGAEMAIIDFVDAQ
- a CDS encoding DNA-directed RNA polymerase subunit alpha; the encoded protein is MAHRDLLKDLILPYELKYEQNTYNNTYGKFYIYPFDKGVGVTIANSLRRTLLSAILGYAFTAVKIEGVNHEFDAIEGVKEDITDIVLALKKVSLFLNDQVNKKRIRIEKKGPGFLTAADFIVDPTIEIANPDLIIATLDDKAKIVMELDIEFGRGYRSAEDALAQVDEISVIPIDAIFSPVDRVNFLIEEYRVGEKTDCEKIVLEVWTGGTIDPVDAIADASFILKSYFSMFMNFEAITEVEIPRLAEAVSPEEEVFLKTVESLDLSVRSLNCLQSEEIATIGQLLSYSRDDLMKIKNFGRKSLVEIGEKLTMYDLKIKED